ATAGCGATTATAGTAATAAACCGAAGACAGCGATTGTCAGTGAGTTTGGTGCGCAAGCAATGCCAAATTATAGCGCCGTTCTTGAGATGTTGGCTGAAGTGCCGACGTGGCCGCTTTCTGCCAAGGTTATTGAGCAACTCAATTACCACAATTATCAACCCCGCGAAACCCTGCAAATAGCCAAAATTGATGAAGGTGAATCTCTGTCACAATTCGTGAGTAATAGTCAGGAATATCAACGATTAATAACCAAGTCGGCAATCGAGCAACTAAGATTAAATAAAGGGTCGGGGTTGGCTGCAATTTATCAATTTATGTTTAACGATAGTTGGAATGCCATCACGTGGTCGGTACTCGATGTAGACCGAATTGCAAAACCTGGATTTATTGCTATGCAAAGTGCTTATCAGCCGTTGTTAGCTATTTTAGAACGTGATCGTAACAGCTTGAATAAGCCGATAACGATCACCGTTATCAATGATAGTTTACTTGCTTACCAAGATATGAAAATGATGATTAAAGATAATGAAGATGGTGATTCCTGGATCATGAATAGCATCAATATCGATGCCAATACTTCAAGTATCATTTTAAAGAAACAGTTATTAGCAGGTCTATCTGACGCCGTGACGATAATTTTATATGACCAGCATGATAATGAAGTAAGTAGAAATGACTATTTACCCCAAGATCGTTAGGAGATAATTATGGCAAGGATTGTCGTTGTTACATTATTAAGTTTAGCTTTTTCTAGTGCAGCTATGAGTGAGCAAAGCAGTAATCAACTCGTTGTTAATCAACTTGGTTATCTACCTGACGGCGATAAAAAAGCCTACTGGTTAAACCCTTCAGAAGAATTAGTCAGTTTAATCTCAATGGATACAGCTGGTGCAGAGCCACTTACAGGCAATGGAACAAGAGAAAATGACGCGGGTGTTTTCAGCGTAACGATTGAATCTGGATCTAAAGCAATTAATTTCTCCAATGTTACCCAGCCTGGTTGGTATCAACTGCAAAGTAAATCGGCTACCTCTGCACCGTTTCAGATCGCCGATAATGTTTATAAGGGACTGGCTGCTCGACTTGTTAAAGCATTGTATTTACAACGTTCTGGTAGTGCAATCTTCGATCAAACAACAGGTATGAATCGACCACAAAGTCATGTTCAAGATGCTGTTATTTTCCGCAGTGATGATTATCATCAAGCGGGAGAGCAATTAGATATGACGGGGGGTTGGTATGATGCGGGGGATTACGGTAAATATGTTGCGACGACCACGATCACGGTTGCGCGTTTACTGGAAGCCTACAGTCAATCGCCAGCGTTATTTATGGCTGGCAATAATGCCAACAGTGCATTACCAGCCATCTTGGAAGAAGCGGTATATGGCTTGGACTGGTTAGGTAAAATGCAGCGCGAAGATGGCGCTGTGTATCGCAAGGTCTCAGGTGCTAAATGGCCGGATAAAATAGTCCCTTGGCAAGATCAGCAGGTGCGCTATATCTACGGTGTTAGTACGCCTGAAACTGCTAAATTTGCAGCCACGATGGCATTCGCTTCTCGTGTATTGAAACCTTTGCGACCAAATTTAGCACGTGATTATTTAAAGTCTGCGATTCATGCATGGCGCTATTTAGAGCAACAGCCAGAACAATATATAGATTGGCAAAAAGGTGATGATAGTGGCTCAGGACCTTATGTTCAAAACCCTGAAGACAATGAAGCATCATTAGAAACGGATGTAGATGACCGTTTATGGGCGCTCGCAGAGCTGTATTTAAGTACAGAACAAGCCAAGTATCTTGCCGAATTTGATGATTTATACGATAAAAAATTTGTGGCCATTTTTGAATGGAAAAATCCGGCGTTAATGGGGATTTCCCATCTTATCGAATCTGTTGATACTGATCTAACAGTGCAATTACGTAAAGACGTCGAGGACGTAGCCAAACGTTATTCAGACCAAGCTGCAATAGCGCCTTTTGCCATTGCTAACCAACGTTTTATTTGGGGATCAAATAAAATGACAGCAGAGGCTGGGGTGTTAATGGCGGCTGCCGATGCTTCGTCACAGACGAGTAATTATCGTGGTGCAGTGCAGTCGCAGATTGATTACTTATTAGGTGCTAACGCATTTAACATGAGTTTTGTTACTCATACTGGCACTTATGCGGTGCGTAACCTACATCACTTATACCGGATATCTACGGGTATTAGCTTACCTGGTTTCTTAGTTGGTGGGCCTAACGAAAAAGCACAAGCAGGGATTGCCCCGAAAAATGAAGGGATGATGAGTTATGTGGACAGTGAAAAATCATATGCAGTGAATGAATTTGCAATTGATTATAACGCCAGTCTAATAGGTTTATTAGCTGTACATAATAGCTATTTTAATTAAAGTTACTTGGAGCGAAAGAAGATGGATTTTTATTTCAAAGAGTTTGAGCATCGTAAGCCACCAAAACCATCCGAATATAGTTTTAGCCGTGAGCTTGCCTATCAATATTTAGCGACTTGTAACCTGACTCTCGGTGTGTGGTATCTATGGTGGCGTTGGAGCTTTGCGTTAAATTATGATGCGTTGTGGTTCTCGCTACCATTAGCATTTGCTGAATCTTGTGCATTTATTGGCTCGGTATTATTTACCTTTAATTTGTGGAAAACCCAAGACGAGCCGAAGCAATCACCGCCATTTAAACTCGCAGAATGTGTTACGGATACAGAAGAAGATAGACCGATCAGTGTTGATATTTTCTTCCCTACTTATGATGAAGATCCAGAGTTGGTTCGCTTGAGTATTCGTGACGCATTAAACATCACTTATCCATTTGAAATTGAAACTAAAATATACATCCTCGATGACGGTCGTCGCCCAGCAATGGCCGCGTTAGCAGCGGAATATAATGTTGAATATATTACTCGTGATAACAACGAAGGTTTTAAAGCGGGCAATCTTAAAAATGCGTTAGAGCAAAGCTATGGCGATTTTATCGTTATTTGTGACGCTGATACTCGTCCATTCTCTACAATACTAGAGCACACTCTCGGTTACTTCCGTGATCCTGATGTGGCTTGGGTACAAACACCGCAGTGGTTCTTTGACTTACCTGAAGGCCAACGTTTACCTGATTGGTTACAGGGGAAAATAGGGCGTGTAGGGGGCGGATTAGGTCGCTTAATTGAAAAGTGCTATGGACCAGTCAAATTAGGCGAAGACCCGTTTGTTAATGATCCACAAATGTTTTATGACGTGATCCAGCGCCGTCGTAATTGGGTTAATGCTTCTTTCTGTTGTGGCGCGGGTTCTATTCACCGTCGTGAAGCCGTAATGGAAGCTGCACTACGAAGCTACAGCACGCAAATAAGCCAGTCACAAGAAGATATTGAAAAGCAAATTCGTAAATTAACTAAAGAAAAAGAAGTAGATAAAGATATTTCGGCTAATTTACGTCAAGAGATCTTGTTTGATACCGATTTTACACCGTATAAATTTCATGTATCAGAAGATATCTATACCTCGATTGTTTTACATTCAGATACGGAACGTAATTGGCGTTCTGTACAACATCCTGAAGTGGAAAGTAAAATGCTATCGCCACAGGATCTACAGACTTGGACTGTGCAGCGTTTCAAATATGCTGGTGGTTCGATTGATATCTTTATGAATGATAATCCACTGTTTAAAAAAGGCATGTCGTTAAAACAAAAAGCGATGTATTTAGCCAGTTTCTGGTCAAACTTGTCGGCTGTATGGAACATTATCTTTTTACTTTGTCCTATCGTTTATTTCCTTACCAGCCTTGCGCCAGTAAGTGCTTATGATACGACATTCTATATGCACTTCTTGCCATTTGTTATTACCGCTGAACTTGCCATGATGTTGGGTACTTGGGGGGTCGCAGGTTATAAAGGTAAAACCAATTTCTTGTCTTTCTTCCCGGTCAATCTACGGGCGCTATGGACGGTGCTTAGAGGCCGTAAAATCAGCTTTCCTACAACCCCCAAAGAACGTCAAACCGGTACTTTTTGGAAGCTAGTATCACCGCAAATAGGGGTGTTCGTATTAAGTTTATTTAGTATGTGTTTTGCTTGGTTTAGCTATGTCACGGGCAGTTTTGGTGATTACTCATTTGGTGGTTTAGTACTGAATAGTTTTTGGATTGTGAATAATATGATGGCGATGTGGGGCATGATTGCCGCCGCATTTTGGACTCCACCAACAGAAAAAAAACAAGAACAAGAATCAGAGGGATTTGAATATGGCGTTTAAACAAAACTTAATTAAAGCGCGTCACCATTTTGTATTTATTGGTGGTCTAGTGACTGCGTTAGTCATTGCTTTTACAATTGAAACTCGTGAGTACACACAAGTATTAGGTAATCTATCGTTTACGACGGAAGAGCCTATTCCAATGCGTGAAAGCCGTATTTTAACAGAAGAAGAATATGAGTGGGCAAAGACAGCTTGGCGTTATTTTGATAATAATGTGCAGCAGAATACCGGACTTGTAAACTCCGTTGATGGTTATCCTTCGACGACGATGTGGGATACTGCATCTTATCTTATGGGATTGATTGCCGCTGAAAAATTGAATATTGTTAGCCAGGCAGATTTTGATTTGAAGATGGAGAAAATATTACACACGCTAGCAAGGTTACCGCTAATTGAAGGTAAATTGCCGAATAAAGCCTATAACACGCAAACATTGGAAATGGTGGATTATGCTAATAATCCTGTTGCTGATGGCATCGGTTGGTCTGCCATTGATATTGGTCGTATTTTAGTGCCATTAAACATTCTTATCTGGCAATACCCAAATTACAACAAGCACGTTAACGATATTTTGAACCACTGGGATGTTGGTGCTTTAATCGATAAAGGGTATCTGTATGGTTCTCGTCCTGCTAAATCGGGTGGTCTAGAACTTGTTCAAGAAGGTCGAATTGGCTATGAAGAATATGCATCTAAAGCATTATCGCTAATGGGTCTCGATGTATTTAATGCGATGAAATATATCGACTACTTAGAACTGATTAATATTGATGGTGTTGATATTCCTACCGATAGACGCGATCCAGCTAAGTACCATGCACATAACTACGTGGTGAGTGAATCATATATTTTAGATAGCTTAGAATTTGGTGCTGATAGTATTTCAGAAATCTTTGCTTATCGCGTTTATAAAGCGCAGGAAAACCGTTATGAGCGCTCTGGTATCTTAACCGCAGTGAGTGAAGATAATGTCGATGTAGCGCCTTATTTTGTCTATAACACGGTGTTTTCTGACGGTAAAGAATGGAACGCTATTTCTGACTCAGGTGAAGATGCGTCACATTTAAAGACATTATCTACAAAAGCATCCTTCGGTTGGTACGCATTGTACGATACTGAGTATACAAGCCTGTTAATGGGTGATGTTAAAAGCCTGTATTCAGCACAAAAAGGTTGGTATTCAGGTCGTTACGAAAGTGATGGCAGCCTTAATAAAGCGATTACTGCGAATACCAATGGTATTATTTTAGAGTCTCTTGCTTATGTTCAAAATGGTACATTATTACGTGTTGGTGCGAAATAGTTTGCATATCACAGGGAGTTTTATATGCGCATAGCGATGGTTTGCCTGGCTGGATTACTGGTCTCTGGTTGTGGCAGTAAATATAATAGTTTTTCAGAAGACATCGTTGATAGAAAAAGCCATTGGTCAATCCCACCTGCAAGACAGGGGGATTTGACTGAAAAAGAAATGGATATGGCGCGTATCGCATGGAAATATTTTGAGAATAATTACCAAGAGTCTACAGGCTTGGTGAATGCGGTAAACAATTACCCGTCAGTTACATGGTGGGATGCGGCGTCATATTTAGCGGGTATGACGAGTGCGCTAGAACTGGGTATAATCGAAAAAGAAGAATATGATCGCCGTCTTATCCGTTTTATTACCACGTTAAATACCATGGATTTATTCCGTGGTGAGATGCCGAATAAAGCCTATAACACACAAAATGCTGCGAAAGTAGATTATGCCAATCAGCCTGGTGAAATTGGTTATTCAGCATTGGATTTAGGGCGTTTGTTAATTTGGCTACACCTTATTAAAAATCGCTACCCTGAATATGCGACGGGTATTGATTCTGCAGTATTACGTTGGAATTTTTGTAATATTGTTGATGAAGACGGTTTGATGTTTGGTGCATTATTAGAGCCGGGTAAACCTGTTCAGTACTTACAAGAAGGCCGCTTAGGTTATGAAGAATACGCGGCAAAAGGGTTCCAGTTATGGGGGTTTGATACGAAAACTGCGTCAATGCCAGAACCTTATAGTACCATTAATTTATTTGGTTATGATGTCCCTTACGATACCCGTGATCCGCGTAAATTAAAAGCTCACAGCTATGTGGTAACTGAAAGTTATGTACTCGATGGTATCGAATTAGGTTGGGATTTATCGACAGATCATTCTGGACCTGATACTTCCTATTCAAATGGTTGGATGGCTGAATTTGCCCTGCAGATTTATCGTGTTCAAGAAGCTCGCTATGAAGCCACGGGTATTATTACTGCCCGTACTGAACATCAGTTAGCGAGTGCACCTTATTTTGTCTATGACACGCTTTATACTGACGGTTATGCATGGAATACGATATCCGAAACCGGTGAATACCTACCACAATACTCTGCGGTAGCAGTGAAAGGTGCAATGGGCATCTGGGCATTGTGGGATACAGAATATACAGACCTGTTGTTTGATCACATTTCTCATCTTTATGACCGTGAAAAAGGCTTCTATGAAGGTATCTTTGAAAATGGCACTGGCTTAATTAATACTTTCACATCAAATAATAACGGTATTTTACTGGAAATATTATTATTCAAACAACAAGGTAAATTGATGCGTTACCAAAGTAAGCCGTTACCAAGTTTATGGGATAAAGCATTAGAATCACCATTTGGTTATGAGGGAAAGTGCTTACCTCGTAAAATCTAACATCATGGTGGGTTACTTAAGGAATGAGTGTCAATGTTGAGCAAACTAATGGTGGCATGCTCTGCAGTATTATTAACCTCATGTGGGGTTGTGTACCAAAGCGTGGAAGAGGGGATTACATCATTTAGTGCATCTCAAGTTATCCGTCAGGGGCGCTTCGGTGCATTAAGCGAAGACGAGATGCAGTGGGCGCAAACAGCCTGGCTCTACGTAGAGAATAATACCCAACTAAAAACCGGCCTAGTCAATTCTATGGATAATTATCCTAGTACGAATATGAGCGCGATTGCCGATTATTTAATTGCGTTGATGGCCGCGCAAGAATTCGAATTGATCACGACTAAAGAGCATGATGAACGCTTGTCGCTGGTCATTAGCTTTTTGGTTGAGATGCCTTTAAGTCAATTATCAGTGCCTAATTTAGCGTATTCAACAAGCACGGGTGAGATGGTTGATTATGGCATGCAACCAAATGATATTGGTTGGTCGTCGGTTGATGTTGGTCGAATATTAATTGCATTAGCGCTGGTTAAGCAACGTAACCAAGAGTTTTCGGAATATGTAGACAAAGCAGTATTACGTTGGAATTTTTGTGAATTGGTGAATGAAGAGGGGTCGTTATTTGGCGGCTCTATTGTGAACGGTCAGCCACAACGCTTTCAAGAAGGGCGTCTAGGTGTTGAAGAGTACAGTTCATACGGCTATTTAGACTGGCAGATCGTGCCATCAAAAAGTATGCGAGTGGATCCTTATGATGTCGCGACTATCAACGGCATAGACTTGCTCTTTGACGGTCGAGATCCCCGTCACTACAACGTTTTAAGACCGGTGATGAGCACGCCTTATTTACAGCTTGGATTAGAATTTAACTGGGATGGTATTACTGATACGGGGTCTCTCGATAGTTATCATTCAGATGACGTTCTTTCGGCAATGGCTGACGCTGTTTACCGTGTACAAGAGTCGCGTTGGGATGAAGAGCGAATTTACACGGCTCGTGGTGATCATGTCGTTGAGGGCGAACCTTATTTTGTCTATGACAGTATCTATGCTTTAGGTACGCCGTGGTTAACTGTTGCCGAAGACGGTAATGTTTATGATGAACTTGCGTTAGTGTCGACTCGGGTTGCCTTTCAAATGTGGGCATTGTGGAAAACAGATTATACTGATCGCCTGCTGGTTTTAGTCAGGGAGCTGTATGATCCTACACGAGGTTGGTACGAAGGTCGTTATGAATTAAATGCCAGTTATGAAAAGAGTATTACACTAAAAACCAATGCAGGTGTACTTGAGGCATTATTGTATAAAGCCAATGGTAAGCTATATCAACCAGGCAAAGAAAAAGAGCATCGAGACGTACGCTTTAATTCTCGCTTTAATCATCCTGGGAAATGTCACGTGGAGACATTTGAATGATAAAAATAGGCAGGCAAGTACTGGTTATATATTGCTGTTGTTATCAAGTTACCGCGTATGCGCAACCGGTTAATGTTGAATTAAAATATTACAGTAAAGCCAACCATTACCTTGGTCAGGGAAAGTATAAATTGGCCGCTAAGCAATGGCATCAATTAAGCTTGGTATTTTTACGTTCCGAAGCTAAGTTGGGTAATCGTCACATGTGGCAATACGCAGGATTGGCTGAAGCGCTTGCTGCTATGTCTGCAGAGAAAACCAATGATGTTATTGCTTATCAGTATTGGGCGGATAGTGGCCGCTATTTAATGACTGGAGGGACGAATTGGCCCTTAGTTCAAAAGCAGTTGCATCAACGATTTGAAACCACGAATACGCAGTTGTCGGCATTTATGCAGGTTAATGATCTGACGGCTAATGACTCTGATAAATGGCAGCAAGATTTGTCTATTTTACAGGTTTGGAATGATAAATTAGCGGTTTTCACATTTAGCTCTCCTAAGCTCGGACTCAGTAGCAAGCGTCATGTTACGGCTGTTAATCAGCAGCAACCTATTGTTAATTATAAAGGTGCTTTTCAGCCGAATAAAAAGTTATCAGGTTTGGGAACCGCCACTTTCAGAGGTAACCAGATCACGCCTGTGGTGATAAACAGTGACATTAACGAACAGCAGAATGTGCAAGAACTGATGATGACAGAAACAACTATTCCTGAAACAACGACTGAAGAGATGCTCACTGAATCCGTGAGTTCTGAAAGTACGGTTCCTAAGGCGGGTGTTCCAAAAGGTGTCTCATCACGTATTCCTGCTGCTGGATTATCGTTACCTATTGTTATAGATGAGCCAGCGATAGAGCATGAGCCTCTCGTGGACATTAATGAGATAGAGCTTGAAATTAATGAAATCGAACCTGAAATTAATGTTAAACCAGTCTTAACACCGACGCCAAAGCTGACGGGGGAACCGGACGTTAAACAATTTCAGGAAAACCCACTTGCAAGAGGCAATATGGCAACAATAAAAGATGAAAATGTTGAGGCTTTACAGCGCCGTAGCTTTGCCCCAGTAATTAAAGAATAAAGTCGATTCACATCAAACTTTGACACTTACCCTGTGTCTAATCACTATTCAAATACTACCTTTATTATTAAGACTAAGGACCCATGATAATAAAGGATTAGCGATGAAAACATCACATGAACTAGTACAACAAGTACTGCTAAATTCAAGCAACGAGTTTGATTTAACGGAAGCTTCACATCAAAAAAATCTCTTGAATTTAGCTAATACGCTGTATTGTTTGAGAGATATCCCGACTACTTATTATCAAACATTAGCAAGAGAAAGTGATTGCCCTCTGGAATTTCGTTTAGCGATTAAACTGGTGGAATCTAAGCGCTATCTATTGACTGTATCTAAGCCTATGGTGGTTGGTGTCGTTTTTGCGATGTGGGGTGAACATCACCGTCTACTACAAAAAAGTAGTGATAATCCCCATGGTGAAGACTCACTGAATGTCAAAATTAATCAACTCAATTGGATCACGAATGGCACACCTGTAAGCTGGCGTCTTTATCCTGTCGATGATGGTTGCCCACATGGTAGCGCCAGTATTGCCAGTAACATATTAGTCGACCATCCTGATAGGTACACGGTGTCAGTACTACGTTTAGCGGATGTTATTCCTGCTGCGACCGGACCGCTGAAAAATTTAAAGCATGTGGACGATTCACGTAAGGGCGGCGCCATTGTCTATGGTTGTCAGCGAGCACTTGCTCATGACGTTGATTGTGTTGTTTATACCGACGCAGATAATTCAGTACACCTTGGCCAGCTTGGCTTATTGTTAAAACCATTTATCACTGAAAACTATGAAGTCATACTGGGTAACCGTAAACACGCAGACTCAATCTTAGTGAAGCAGGAAGAGCGTTGGGGTGTTGGTATTAAAACCTTACGTCATATGCAGCGCATGATTGGTCAGCAGATATTTAGCCAAGGTATTAAGGATACGCAAGCTGCGTTCAAGCTTTATAGCCGTGAAGTACTCATTAAAATCATGGCGTCACCTACCGTCTATGACTTCTCGTTTGATACCGATTGGATTTTAGCGGCAATGGAGTTGGAAACGGAGATTGTCACGGTGCCATTTGCCTTTATCGATTCAGCTGCAGAATCAGCATCAATTGTACAGGGGCCTATGACGACTTGGTTTACGCTGCTTGATGGTCTGATTAAAGCGGTAAGAGTACGCAATGCGGTACATAACCAAGAGATGGCAGCTGTATTTGAACAGCAGATCTTATCGCATGAAGTGCTTGAAAGGATTATTGATACCTTGCCACAAGCCTTAGCTGACACGCCTGACTCTCAGTTAGGTGATCCTAATGTTATGTCACCAGCAGAAATTGAAGGGTGGTTAAAAGCAGTACAAGCGGCTTAACTCACGGTGATATGACTCAGGTAAAAATCTCATACATGCTTTAGTTAAAAGAGCATGTTGAGATTTTTAGTTCATTAGGTGAATAAATATCATGAAATGTTCAGTGCAATTCTTTCGATCAGTTTTATTTCTCGATTAAATGCCACAGCAAGTAACTGATTATCTGGTTCCCAGCGAATGACAGATGCAGGGATCACTTCGGTAAAATAATTATCAAACTCAAGAATTAGCTTCTCACCAGCAGTGAATTTACCTTTCGTGGTTACTTTTGCAAGTAGTCCTGATTCAGATATATTCTCAACTTCAATCGTTATCCTGAAAAAGTCAAAGATACCTAGTTTGTTTACATATAACACAGGGTGTTTTTTCCAATAGTTAAATCTCGCGTGCTGACGGTTAAGCTTTAAAGAGAGATCTTTTTTTACACTAAACATAGAATATCCATATGTTAATTTAGAGTTGAAAGCGAGTAACGCTATTGCTGTGTTATTCAGCGTGCTACTTATTAATTTAGTTTAATAACAATGAAGTAGCAGCGTAATCGTTAACTTGTGTGAGTTAATTTTATGTTTGTGAGCTTGATCTATACCAAGTGTGTGATCATGTTTATGAGTGTCTAATTCAAATGCTAACACTAGTCTATGTTATTCAGGTATATTTAACATTACAACCCCGTAAAATGTCTATTTATACGTAATTCCCCCGGTTAATATACATAGAAAAAGGCGCCAGTTAGGCGTCTTTTTTGATCTAAGTTTATCCTCGTTTTTACTTCCTATTTGATGCCTGTTTCCAAATAGGGTGATCTATATCAAAGTTAATTCGCAATAAAAATTAAGGTTTGTGTTACTTAATCGTTTTTAGTGATTTTTTTATATTTTTAATTTCAACCTAGAGCTTAAATTCTAATTGATAGTAGGGATATTAATTCAATGTTATCGATTTGCACTTAAGGTGCTGTATTTGCTTGTTTTTTGTTTTTGATTGATTTTAGTAAATACCACGCATTAAATTATGTATCTGTAATATATATTATAATCTGTTTTTTACGCGTACTAAATAATTGTACCTGAAACATATTTCAGATCACAAATTAAGTTTTTATGGTTTGTAAATAAAAAAACAT
This genomic stretch from Moritella sp. F3 harbors:
- a CDS encoding glycosyltransferase; the encoded protein is MDFYFKEFEHRKPPKPSEYSFSRELAYQYLATCNLTLGVWYLWWRWSFALNYDALWFSLPLAFAESCAFIGSVLFTFNLWKTQDEPKQSPPFKLAECVTDTEEDRPISVDIFFPTYDEDPELVRLSIRDALNITYPFEIETKIYILDDGRRPAMAALAAEYNVEYITRDNNEGFKAGNLKNALEQSYGDFIVICDADTRPFSTILEHTLGYFRDPDVAWVQTPQWFFDLPEGQRLPDWLQGKIGRVGGGLGRLIEKCYGPVKLGEDPFVNDPQMFYDVIQRRRNWVNASFCCGAGSIHRREAVMEAALRSYSTQISQSQEDIEKQIRKLTKEKEVDKDISANLRQEILFDTDFTPYKFHVSEDIYTSIVLHSDTERNWRSVQHPEVESKMLSPQDLQTWTVQRFKYAGGSIDIFMNDNPLFKKGMSLKQKAMYLASFWSNLSAVWNIIFLLCPIVYFLTSLAPVSAYDTTFYMHFLPFVITAELAMMLGTWGVAGYKGKTNFLSFFPVNLRALWTVLRGRKISFPTTPKERQTGTFWKLVSPQIGVFVLSLFSMCFAWFSYVTGSFGDYSFGGLVLNSFWIVNNMMAMWGMIAAAFWTPPTEKKQEQESEGFEYGV
- a CDS encoding DUF3131 domain-containing protein, translating into MRIAMVCLAGLLVSGCGSKYNSFSEDIVDRKSHWSIPPARQGDLTEKEMDMARIAWKYFENNYQESTGLVNAVNNYPSVTWWDAASYLAGMTSALELGIIEKEEYDRRLIRFITTLNTMDLFRGEMPNKAYNTQNAAKVDYANQPGEIGYSALDLGRLLIWLHLIKNRYPEYATGIDSAVLRWNFCNIVDEDGLMFGALLEPGKPVQYLQEGRLGYEEYAAKGFQLWGFDTKTASMPEPYSTINLFGYDVPYDTRDPRKLKAHSYVVTESYVLDGIELGWDLSTDHSGPDTSYSNGWMAEFALQIYRVQEARYEATGIITARTEHQLASAPYFVYDTLYTDGYAWNTISETGEYLPQYSAVAVKGAMGIWALWDTEYTDLLFDHISHLYDREKGFYEGIFENGTGLINTFTSNNNGILLEILLFKQQGKLMRYQSKPLPSLWDKALESPFGYEGKCLPRKI
- a CDS encoding DUF3131 domain-containing protein; amino-acid sequence: MLSKLMVACSAVLLTSCGVVYQSVEEGITSFSASQVIRQGRFGALSEDEMQWAQTAWLYVENNTQLKTGLVNSMDNYPSTNMSAIADYLIALMAAQEFELITTKEHDERLSLVISFLVEMPLSQLSVPNLAYSTSTGEMVDYGMQPNDIGWSSVDVGRILIALALVKQRNQEFSEYVDKAVLRWNFCELVNEEGSLFGGSIVNGQPQRFQEGRLGVEEYSSYGYLDWQIVPSKSMRVDPYDVATINGIDLLFDGRDPRHYNVLRPVMSTPYLQLGLEFNWDGITDTGSLDSYHSDDVLSAMADAVYRVQESRWDEERIYTARGDHVVEGEPYFVYDSIYALGTPWLTVAEDGNVYDELALVSTRVAFQMWALWKTDYTDRLLVLVRELYDPTRGWYEGRYELNASYEKSITLKTNAGVLEALLYKANGKLYQPGKEKEHRDVRFNSRFNHPGKCHVETFE
- a CDS encoding glycosyltransferase; translated protein: MKTSHELVQQVLLNSSNEFDLTEASHQKNLLNLANTLYCLRDIPTTYYQTLARESDCPLEFRLAIKLVESKRYLLTVSKPMVVGVVFAMWGEHHRLLQKSSDNPHGEDSLNVKINQLNWITNGTPVSWRLYPVDDGCPHGSASIASNILVDHPDRYTVSVLRLADVIPAATGPLKNLKHVDDSRKGGAIVYGCQRALAHDVDCVVYTDADNSVHLGQLGLLLKPFITENYEVILGNRKHADSILVKQEERWGVGIKTLRHMQRMIGQQIFSQGIKDTQAAFKLYSREVLIKIMASPTVYDFSFDTDWILAAMELETEIVTVPFAFIDSAAESASIVQGPMTTWFTLLDGLIKAVRVRNAVHNQEMAAVFEQQILSHEVLERIIDTLPQALADTPDSQLGDPNVMSPAEIEGWLKAVQAA
- a CDS encoding glycoside hydrolase family 9 protein — protein: MARIVVVTLLSLAFSSAAMSEQSSNQLVVNQLGYLPDGDKKAYWLNPSEELVSLISMDTAGAEPLTGNGTRENDAGVFSVTIESGSKAINFSNVTQPGWYQLQSKSATSAPFQIADNVYKGLAARLVKALYLQRSGSAIFDQTTGMNRPQSHVQDAVIFRSDDYHQAGEQLDMTGGWYDAGDYGKYVATTTITVARLLEAYSQSPALFMAGNNANSALPAILEEAVYGLDWLGKMQREDGAVYRKVSGAKWPDKIVPWQDQQVRYIYGVSTPETAKFAATMAFASRVLKPLRPNLARDYLKSAIHAWRYLEQQPEQYIDWQKGDDSGSGPYVQNPEDNEASLETDVDDRLWALAELYLSTEQAKYLAEFDDLYDKKFVAIFEWKNPALMGISHLIESVDTDLTVQLRKDVEDVAKRYSDQAAIAPFAIANQRFIWGSNKMTAEAGVLMAAADASSQTSNYRGAVQSQIDYLLGANAFNMSFVTHTGTYAVRNLHHLYRISTGISLPGFLVGGPNEKAQAGIAPKNEGMMSYVDSEKSYAVNEFAIDYNASLIGLLAVHNSYFN
- a CDS encoding DUF3131 domain-containing protein, giving the protein MAFKQNLIKARHHFVFIGGLVTALVIAFTIETREYTQVLGNLSFTTEEPIPMRESRILTEEEYEWAKTAWRYFDNNVQQNTGLVNSVDGYPSTTMWDTASYLMGLIAAEKLNIVSQADFDLKMEKILHTLARLPLIEGKLPNKAYNTQTLEMVDYANNPVADGIGWSAIDIGRILVPLNILIWQYPNYNKHVNDILNHWDVGALIDKGYLYGSRPAKSGGLELVQEGRIGYEEYASKALSLMGLDVFNAMKYIDYLELINIDGVDIPTDRRDPAKYHAHNYVVSESYILDSLEFGADSISEIFAYRVYKAQENRYERSGILTAVSEDNVDVAPYFVYNTVFSDGKEWNAISDSGEDASHLKTLSTKASFGWYALYDTEYTSLLMGDVKSLYSAQKGWYSGRYESDGSLNKAITANTNGIILESLAYVQNGTLLRVGAK
- a CDS encoding PilZ domain-containing protein; amino-acid sequence: MFSVKKDLSLKLNRQHARFNYWKKHPVLYVNKLGIFDFFRITIEVENISESGLLAKVTTKGKFTAGEKLILEFDNYFTEVIPASVIRWEPDNQLLAVAFNREIKLIERIALNIS